The nucleotide window ACGCATAGTGGATGATAGAGCCCACCACTCTTGCCCTGCAGCTTAAATTTTGGCACTTTACAAACACCCCCTCATCAAGTAGGTGTGAGCCACAAACTGGGCAAAATTTAGGCCTCTCTATCACCTGCTCGCTACCATCTCGCCTATCTTTAAAAACCTTTGTAATCTTTGGTATGACGTCTCCCGAGCGGATGATGCCGATATAGTCGTTTTTCATAACGCCAAGGCGCTCGATCTCGTCGAAGTTATGAAGGGTGGCTGATTTTACATTTGCGCCGTCTATATTTACCTCATCAAGCACGCCAACAGGCGTTACTACACCGCTTCTACCAACCTGAAGTGCCACGTCTCTTAGCCTAGTCACCTTTTCAATAGCTGGAAATTTAAACGCCACCATAAATTTTGGAAATTTAACAGTATAGCCCAGCTCTTCGCAGCGTGTGAGATCGTTTACACGTATCACCATGCCATCCATCATGATACTCTTTGAGTCACGACTTGCCAAGAGCTCATTATACGCGCCTTCAAGCTCATCTTTTGTTAAAATTTTAAAAAAATCATCCCTCTCAAAGCCAAGATCACGCACAAATTTCATCACCTCACTGTGATCTTTTAGCCCAAGACTCTGCTCGCCCACGCCCCACGGTATGAAAAGCAGCTTTCTTTTAGCAGTCACCGCGCTATCAAGCTGCCTAAGACTTCCTGCGGCTGCGTTTCTAGGGTTTGAAAGTGGCGCCTCACCCTCTTTTGCGCGCTCTGCGTTTAGTAGCTCAAAGTCATCTTTTCTTATAACGACCTCACCCCTGACTTCTATAAGCCCTTTGTAATCAATGTTCTTTAAAACAGAATTTATCGTCTTTGCATTTTGCGTCACGTCCTCGCCTGTAACGCCGTCGCCTCTTGTTATCGCCCTAACTAAAACACCATTTTCGTAAAGTAAATTTAAGCTCGCTCCGTCAAATTTAGGCTCGGCTACAAAAGTTAAATTTTCTTTCTCGCCGCGTTTTAGCCACGCATCAAGCTCAGCTAGATCAAAAATATCTTCCATACTCCACATGCGTTTGATGTGATTAGCCTTACTAAAGCCCTCTTTTACAGTACCGCCCACGCGCTTTGTAGGTGAAAAGATAGAAATTTCGCTTGGATTTGCCTGTTCGAAGGCCAAAACCGCGTGATATAGTGCGTCGTACTCCTCGTCGCTTGCAAGTGGCTCGTCATCGTCGTAGTAGGCCTTTGCCCATGTATTTAGCGTATCTACCGCTTTTTC belongs to Campylobacter concisus and includes:
- the ligA gene encoding NAD-dependent DNA ligase LigA; amino-acid sequence: MTKQEYEKAVDTLNTWAKAYYDDDEPLASDEEYDALYHAVLAFEQANPSEISIFSPTKRVGGTVKEGFSKANHIKRMWSMEDIFDLAELDAWLKRGEKENLTFVAEPKFDGASLNLLYENGVLVRAITRGDGVTGEDVTQNAKTINSVLKNIDYKGLIEVRGEVVIRKDDFELLNAERAKEGEAPLSNPRNAAAGSLRQLDSAVTAKRKLLFIPWGVGEQSLGLKDHSEVMKFVRDLGFERDDFFKILTKDELEGAYNELLASRDSKSIMMDGMVIRVNDLTRCEELGYTVKFPKFMVAFKFPAIEKVTRLRDVALQVGRSGVVTPVGVLDEVNIDGANVKSATLHNFDEIERLGVMKNDYIGIIRSGDVIPKITKVFKDRRDGSEQVIERPKFCPVCGSHLLDEGVFVKCQNLSCRARVVGSIIHYASKKCLNIDGLGDAIVNLLFDKGLISCIKDIYALKFDDLIALEGFKEKKVNNLLNAIEASKGAELARFITGLGCEHIGEVAAKKLASSFGLGWLDVSFEELVSLEGFGVEMANSLIDFAEVNRAEILALSQIVQPSVTQTQSISNALSGKTVVITGTLSRPRDEIKTELESFGAKVSGSVSKKTDFVLAGDEAGSKLDKANELGVRVIDESEYERLKLEV